The stretch of DNA CGTCCGTCACATCGAGATGGGCAAGCGGCCGCTGGAAGCGTCGCTGATCGGTGCCAAGGAGATGGGCTTCACCATCATCTCGATTTCCGTGTCGCTGGTGGCGGTGTTTATTCCGATCTTCTTCATGCCGGGCGTGATCGGCCTGATGTTCCACGAATTCGCCGTGGTGGTGGCGCTGTCGGTGCTGGTGTCGGCGGCGGTGTCGCTGATGCTGGTGCCGATGCTGGCCAGCCGCCTGCTGCCGGCCGACGCCATCGATCCGGAGCACGACAAAGGCAACTTCATCGGCCGCTGGTTCGAAGCCGGTTTCGGCGCGCTGCGCGACTTCTACGCCCGCACGCTGGATGTCGCGCTGCATCACCGCTACATCGTGCTGGCCGCCGCGTTCGGCACTTTTGCGCTAACGGCGCTGTTGTACGTCACCACGCCGAAAGGCTTCTTCCCGGAGGAAGACCTGGGCCAGATCCGCGTCAACACCGAGGCCTCGGAAGATATCTCGTCGTCCTCGCTGATGGACTTGCAGGAAAAAGTCGCGGCCGTCATCAAGGCCGATCCCAACGTGCAGGATGTGACGTCCTTCGTCGGCGGCGGCAACACCGGCCGCATGTTCCTGGTGCTCAAGCCGCGCGGCGAACGCAAGCGCATGCCAGAAGTGTTGGACAGCCTGCGCAAGGCCACCAAACAGGTGCCGGGCATCGCCGTCTACCTGAGTCCGGTGCAGAACTTGCAGCTGGGCGGACGCCAGTCCAAGTCGCGCTACCAGTACACGCTGCAATCGGTCAGTCCTGGCGCGCTGAATGACTGGGCGGAAAAATACATGGACCGCATGCGCGCCGATTCGGACTTCCGCGACGTCACCAGCGATTCGCAGAACAAGGGGCTGCAAGCGTCGCTGAAGATCGACCGCGACAAGGCCAACAACCTCGGCGTGGCGATCGGCGATGTCCGCACCGCGCTGTACCTGGCCTTCGGTGAACGCCAGGTGTCGACGATTTACTCGCCGGCCGCCAGCTACTACGTGATCCTGGAAGCGGCCGACGCTGACCGCCAGTTCGATAGCGCGCTGACCAAGATTTCGGTGCGCAACAAGACCGGCCAGCTGGTGCAGCTGTCCAGCTTTGCCACCGTCGAGCGCACCATCGGCCCGACCGCCGTCAACCACCAGGGCCAGTTGCAGGCGATTACGTTGTCGTTCAACCTGGCGCCGGACGTGCCGCTGGGCGTAGCCACCGCCAAGATCGACCAGTGGGCGGCCGACATGCGCCTGCCGCCATCGATCATCACCAACTACGGCGGCGACGCGGCGGTGTTCCAGAGTTCGCAGGGTAGCCAGCTGATCTTGATCATTGCCGCGCTGGGCGTGATCTACGTGCTGCTGGGCGTTCTGTACGAGAGCTACATCCACCCGCTGACGATTCTGGCCGGCCTGCCGTCGGCGGCGGTCGGTGCGCTGCTGACGCTGCGCCTGTTCAACCTGGACCTGACCATGATCGCCATCATCGGCATCCTGATGCTGATCGGTATCGTCAAGAAGAACGCCATCATGATGATCGACTTCGCGCTGCACGCGCAGCGCAATGAGGGGCTGACGCCGGCCGTGGCGATCCGCCAGGCCTGTATCCTGCGCTTCCGTCCGATCATGATGACCACCATGGCGGCGCTGATGGGCGCGCTGCCGATCGCGCTGGGCCTGGGCGCCGGCGCCGAGCTGCGCCAGCCACTGGGCCTGGCCGTGGTGGGCGGCCTGATCTTCTCGCAAGTGATCACGCTGTACATCACGCCGGTGATTTACCTGTTCCTCGACAAGTACAGCGGCACCGGCCCGATGCTGGACCATGAGATCGCCGCCGACGCAGCCATTCCGCCAGCCGAACGCGAAGCGGTGCATGCCGTTCCGCTGAAGGCCGTGAACAAGCATTGAGCGGTGACAAGTTGATGTAAAGATCGTCTCTTTATCATGGGCTTTTGGCCCGGACAAAGAGGCGATCGGATGAAACGCACCAGCATCACCATCATCGGCATGGGCCCGCGCGGGCTCAGCGTATTTGAACGCCTGGCCGCGCTGGCGCTTCACCGCCAGCTTCTCCTTGACCTGATTTTGATCGAACCCGGCGAATGCGGACCGGGCGTGCACGTCGCGCGCCAGCCGCAGCATTTGCTGATCAACACGCTGGCTAGCCAGGTCACCATGTTTCCGGCCGCTGGGGCCGTCAGACACGCCCCAGTGTGCGCCACGCCGTCGCTAACGGTATGGGCCAGGCAGATGGGCTATCGGCGCGTAGGCGACCGCTACTACCGTCTGGGAGGCAGTGGCGGGCATGACATCGGCGAGGCGGACTATCTACCGCGCAGTTTGCTGGGCGAATACCTGGCGTGGGTCTACCAGCAGCTGGCGGCGGCGCTGCCGGCCGGCGTGGTGGTCACGCATCACCGGCAGCGGGCGGTGGACTTGTCGCAGCGGCCGGATGGCAGCAGCGTGATCGAGCTGGACAGCGGGTATGTGGTCACCAGCGATTTTGTGTTCCTCACCACCGGGCATGGCAGCAACCTGCCCAGTGATCTGGATGCGAGGCTGGGCAAGTTTGCGCAGGACCATGCGCGCTACAACAGCCGGCTGGGCTTTGTGCGGCAGGTGTATCCGATGGAACAGCTGTCGCGCATCAGCGCCGATGCGCGGGTGGCGATCCAAGGGCTGGGGCTGAGTGCGCACGATGTGATCGCCGAGCTGACGGTGGGGCGGGGCGGCGAGTTTGTGGCAGGACCCGAGGGCTTGCGCTATCTGCCGTCCGGGCGCGAGCCGCAGTTGACGCTGTGCTCGCGCAACTGCTTGCCGTACGCGGCGCGGGGCGTCAACCAGAAGGGGCTGGACGGCCGCCATCAGGCGCGCCACTTCACGGTGGACGCGGTGGAGGCGCTGCGCCGCCAGGCCCTGATCGCGCGCGGCAGCAGTCAGCTGGACTTCGACCGCGAACTGCTGCCACTGCTGAAACGCGAAATCGCCGATGCCTACCGCGCCGCAGCCGCAGCCACAGCCGCCCCGAACCGCGCCGCGTCCGCCGCTGACCAGGGCGGGGTCGCCCCCGTGTCGCCGCCGGTCCACGCCGCCGCCGAACTGGACCAGGACGCCTTGCTGGCCGAACTGCTATTCCCGTTGCACGAGCGCCAATTCGCCTCGCTGGCCGAGTTCCGCAGCTATTTCCGCGACTGGCTGCAAGCCGACTTGGCCGAGGCGCGTCGCGGCAACCTTGCCAGTCCCACCAAAGCCGCCACCGACGTCCTGCGCGACGTGCGCGCCACCTTGCAGTCGGCCATCGAGCACGGCGGCCTGACGCCGGCCTCGCACCGCAAATTCCTCAACGTCTACCATCCCGCCATCAACCGCGCCGCCTTCGGCCCGCCGCTGCGCCGCAACGAAGAACTGCTGGCGCTGCTGGACGCCGGCGTCATCACCCTGCAAGCCGGCCCCGGCAGCCGCGTCGACATCGACGAAACCGAATCCACCTACCTGCTCACCACCAAATTCAGCGGCGGCGCCGTGCAACACCCGGTCGACGTGGTCGTCATAGCAAGGTTGGAGCCGTTTGTGCCGGAAACCGACACATCCTTACTGATCCGTAATATGTTAAAACGCGGCCTGGTCCGGCCGTACTACAACGGCATGTTCCACCCCGGCGGCATCGACCTCAACCGCGCCGGCCAGCCGCTGGACGCCGCCGGTGCCGCGCTCGCCAACATCTGGGCCTTGGGCTACCTGACCGAAGGCGCGCACTACTACACGCATGCCTTGCCGCGCCCGCAGCTGAGGTCCCGCCAGGTGTGGGATGCCGAACAATGCGTCATGGCGCTGGCCGCTAAAATGACGGCAAACCAGCGTCGCAATCCGCATAAACGGTCGGCGGCGCATGCTCAAAAACATGACACTTTGCAAAGCAATTGATACATACGGTAACACCCATCAAGAGCCGAAACTTGTAAAGTAGACAGTCTGGTGCCCTACATGGCATTTGGAGCGGTTCCCAAAAGAGCGGGACTCTGGCACTATGGCCCCATTTTGACGACTTCTGCGTTCCACAAGGTTTGTATCTTGCACCACGACTCCCATATCCTCTCCGCGCATTCGGAATACTGCGAGACTTGCGGCCAACGGCTGCCGTCGGCGCAGGATAGCTTTGCCACGTGGGACCGCAAGTCCAAAAACAAGCGCATCGGCATCGCGATCTCGATCGCGTTGCACCTGGCTGGCGTGCTGTACTACCTGTTGGTGCCGTCGCCCAAGCCGACCAAGTCGGCGCCGCCGAAGGGCGGCCACATGGTCTACATCCAGCCGATGGAAAAAGTGGTGCCGAAGCCGATCACCAAGCCGTCTCCGGCGCCCTCCAAGCCGGCCACCAAGCCGCCGCCGCCGCGCAAGCAGCCGGTGGTGACCAAGGAAGCGCCGGTCGCGACCAAGCCCAAGCTGGAAACCTTCGTGCCGCCGGTGCAGGCGACGATGACGCCGCCGCCGGTCGAGGACATGTCGGAAATGATCGCCAAGAAGCGCGCCGCGCGTGAATCGCTAAATCCGCCTGCGCCACCGGCGCCGGCTGCCGAGAGCGAATCGGACCGCGCCAAGCGGGTGGCGCTGGCCAACATCGCGCGCGCCAACGGCGCCGGCCAGAGCAGCGGCGCCGACCGTGACGATACCGGCGGCGTGTTCCAGGTCGACAAGAGCTTCCACAGTGCCGAAGTCAAGTTCCGCGGCTGGAACACCAACTTCAAGCGCAACTGGCTGCAGCAGATTCACGTCGAGCAGGGCGCCGAGCAGGATATCGAGACGGCGGTGGTCAAGGAAATGATCAAGATCATCCGCAAAGAGAAGCCGGGCGACTTCCAGTGGGAATCGCGCCGCCTGGGCAAAGTAGTCAACCTGAGCGCGCGCAAGGAAGACGAGAAAGAACTGTCGGCTTTCCTGATGAAGGAAATGTTCCCCGAATATACGCGCGGGGCATCGCGATAAATAAAAAAGCCGGGCTAACCCGGCTTTTTTCATGCTTGCAGCGTGCTTATTTGCCTTGCAGCTTGCGCGCGACGTCCAGCGCGAAGTAGGTCAGCACGGCGTCGGCGCCGGCGCGCTTGAACGCCAGCATCGATTCCATCATCACCTTGTCGTGGTCCAGCCAGCCGTTTTGTGCGGCCGCCTTGAGCATCGCGTATTCGCCGCTCACCTGGTAGGCAAAGGTCGGCACCTTGAATTCATCTTTCACGCGGCGCACGATGTCCAGGTAGGGCATGCCCGGCTTGACCATCACCATGTCGGCGCCTTCGGCCAGGTCCAGGCCCACTTCGCGCAGTGCTTCGTCGCTGTTGGCCGGGTCCATCTGGTACTGGTTCTTGTCGCCCTTGCCCAGGTTGGCCGACGAGCCGACCGCGTCGCGGAACGGGCCGTAGAACGCCGAAGCATACTTGGCCGAGTAGGCCATGATGCGGGTGTGGATGTGGCCGCCCGCTTCCAGCGCCGCGCGGATCGCGCCGATGCGGCCGTCCATCATGTCGGACGGCGCCACCACGTCAACGCCGGCTTCCGCGTGGCACAGCGCCTGGCGGATTAGCATGTCGGTGGTGATGTCGTTGATGACGTAGCCGTTTTCGTCGATCAGGCCGTCCTGGCCATGGCTGGTGTACGGGTCGAGCGCGACGTCGGTCAGGATGCCCAGCTCAGGGAAGGCTTGCTTCAAGGCGCGTACCGCGCGCGGCACCAGGCCGTCCGGATTGGTGGCTTCGACGCCATCTTCGGTTTTTTTCGACGCATCGATGACCGGGAACAGTGCCAGCACCGGGATGCCCAGCGACACGCATTCTTCCGCCACCTTCAGCAGCAGGTCCACCGACACGCGCTCCACGCCCGGCATCGACGCGACCGCCTCGCGCTGGTGCGTGCCTTCCAGGATGAACACCGGGTAGATCAGGTCGGCCGGGGTGACGACGTTTTCGCGCATCAACGCGCGCGAGAATGGATCACGGCGCATGCGGCGCATGCGGATGGCAGGAAATTGGGCTGCTGCAGCTGCTGCTTTACTCATTGCTATCGCTTCCTAAATCTGGGGTGGATTCTTCGTCCTCCAGCAGCCCCGCCAGTTCAAGAATCTTGTCGTTGGCTTCATCGATGCCGATGCGGTTCTGCGCGGAGAACAGTTGCACGGTGAAGGGGAAGCCTTCGCCGTCTTCGTCGACGTAGCTGTCGAGCTTGGCTTTCGCCTGGCGCAGCACGTTGATCGAGTCGTTACGGTTAAGTTTGTCCACTTTGGTCAGAATGCAATGGATCGGCTTGCCCGTCGGGGCGAACCATTCCAGCATCTGCACGTCGAGGTCGGTGAACGGGCGGCGCGAATCCATGATCAGGACCAGCGCGGCCAGCTGCTCGCGGCGCTGCACGTAGTCGCCCAGCAGGCGCTGCCAGTGAAGCTTGGCCGAGCCGGACACTTCCGCGTAGCCGTAGCCGGGCAAGTCGACCAGCAGCGCTTCGATCTCCTCGACGATGGTCGGGTCCTTGCGGTGCTGCGCCACGTGCGCGCCACCGATGGAGAAATAGTTGATGTGCTGGGTACGGCCAGGGGTCTTGGAGGCGAACGCCAGACCCTTCTGGTTGCACAAAATATTGATGGCAGTGGATTTACCAGCATTGGAGCGACCAGCAAAAGCGATCTCCGGCACCTGGGTGTTGGGGAGGTCGCGTAATTGGTTAACGGTCGTAAAGAAGCGGGCTTGCCAGAGTTTGGACATGGGGATTGGGGAAAAAGCAACAGGTTAAAGCAGGGAATTTTTTAAGCTATTGTACAATGAGTAGATACCCGGTGCCCCCTGGCAGGTATTAGCGCCTCTGTGGACATCCCTGGTTTAAAACTTTTTAGACTCCTCCTAGGGTGCTTGAATGAATAG from Duganella dendranthematis encodes:
- a CDS encoding efflux RND transporter permease subunit, coding for MNLSELCIRRPVMVVLLSATLILAGVLSYFYIPVAALPSYNTPVINVSADLPGASPDTMASSVALPLEKQFSTIAGLSLITSTNTLGNSSLTLEFDPSINVNEAAVDVQAALLRAQRQLPIEMTDLPSYRKVNPADAPVLFMTMNSPSLTLSELNDYAENLIAPSLSTLPGVAQVTVNGQKRFAVRVRAKSDLMNARNLTLDELQQAIKSANANTPLGILDGPSQTLTITGNAQLMKAADYAELIIAQRNGQPVRLKDVADVQDSFQSTKAAGSYNGERSIVLLVQRQPDANTVQVVDGVRRLLPQFKAQLPASININLVNDRSVSIREAIHDVNLTLLLTIGLVVMVIFLFLRRAAATFIPAITMPISLLGALALLYAFGYSLDNVSLLGITLAVGLVVDDAIVVLENIVRHIEMGKRPLEASLIGAKEMGFTIISISVSLVAVFIPIFFMPGVIGLMFHEFAVVVALSVLVSAAVSLMLVPMLASRLLPADAIDPEHDKGNFIGRWFEAGFGALRDFYARTLDVALHHRYIVLAAAFGTFALTALLYVTTPKGFFPEEDLGQIRVNTEASEDISSSSLMDLQEKVAAVIKADPNVQDVTSFVGGGNTGRMFLVLKPRGERKRMPEVLDSLRKATKQVPGIAVYLSPVQNLQLGGRQSKSRYQYTLQSVSPGALNDWAEKYMDRMRADSDFRDVTSDSQNKGLQASLKIDRDKANNLGVAIGDVRTALYLAFGERQVSTIYSPAASYYVILEAADADRQFDSALTKISVRNKTGQLVQLSSFATVERTIGPTAVNHQGQLQAITLSFNLAPDVPLGVATAKIDQWAADMRLPPSIITNYGGDAAVFQSSQGSQLILIIAALGVIYVLLGVLYESYIHPLTILAGLPSAAVGALLTLRLFNLDLTMIAIIGILMLIGIVKKNAIMMIDFALHAQRNEGLTPAVAIRQACILRFRPIMMTTMAALMGALPIALGLGAGAELRQPLGLAVVGGLIFSQVITLYITPVIYLFLDKYSGTGPMLDHEIAADAAIPPAEREAVHAVPLKAVNKH
- a CDS encoding FAD/NAD(P)-binding protein, which codes for MKRTSITIIGMGPRGLSVFERLAALALHRQLLLDLILIEPGECGPGVHVARQPQHLLINTLASQVTMFPAAGAVRHAPVCATPSLTVWARQMGYRRVGDRYYRLGGSGGHDIGEADYLPRSLLGEYLAWVYQQLAAALPAGVVVTHHRQRAVDLSQRPDGSSVIELDSGYVVTSDFVFLTTGHGSNLPSDLDARLGKFAQDHARYNSRLGFVRQVYPMEQLSRISADARVAIQGLGLSAHDVIAELTVGRGGEFVAGPEGLRYLPSGREPQLTLCSRNCLPYAARGVNQKGLDGRHQARHFTVDAVEALRRQALIARGSSQLDFDRELLPLLKREIADAYRAAAAATAAPNRAASAADQGGVAPVSPPVHAAAELDQDALLAELLFPLHERQFASLAEFRSYFRDWLQADLAEARRGNLASPTKAATDVLRDVRATLQSAIEHGGLTPASHRKFLNVYHPAINRAAFGPPLRRNEELLALLDAGVITLQAGPGSRVDIDETESTYLLTTKFSGGAVQHPVDVVVIARLEPFVPETDTSLLIRNMLKRGLVRPYYNGMFHPGGIDLNRAGQPLDAAGAALANIWALGYLTEGAHYYTHALPRPQLRSRQVWDAEQCVMALAAKMTANQRRNPHKRSAAHAQKHDTLQSN
- the hemB gene encoding porphobilinogen synthase; its protein translation is MSKAAAAAAQFPAIRMRRMRRDPFSRALMRENVVTPADLIYPVFILEGTHQREAVASMPGVERVSVDLLLKVAEECVSLGIPVLALFPVIDASKKTEDGVEATNPDGLVPRAVRALKQAFPELGILTDVALDPYTSHGQDGLIDENGYVINDITTDMLIRQALCHAEAGVDVVAPSDMMDGRIGAIRAALEAGGHIHTRIMAYSAKYASAFYGPFRDAVGSSANLGKGDKNQYQMDPANSDEALREVGLDLAEGADMVMVKPGMPYLDIVRRVKDEFKVPTFAYQVSGEYAMLKAAAQNGWLDHDKVMMESMLAFKRAGADAVLTYFALDVARKLQGK
- the yihA gene encoding ribosome biogenesis GTP-binding protein YihA/YsxC — its product is MSKLWQARFFTTVNQLRDLPNTQVPEIAFAGRSNAGKSTAINILCNQKGLAFASKTPGRTQHINYFSIGGAHVAQHRKDPTIVEEIEALLVDLPGYGYAEVSGSAKLHWQRLLGDYVQRREQLAALVLIMDSRRPFTDLDVQMLEWFAPTGKPIHCILTKVDKLNRNDSINVLRQAKAKLDSYVDEDGEGFPFTVQLFSAQNRIGIDEANDKILELAGLLEDEESTPDLGSDSNE